The following are encoded in a window of Manihot esculenta cultivar AM560-2 chromosome 8, M.esculenta_v8, whole genome shotgun sequence genomic DNA:
- the LOC110620267 gene encoding multisubstrate pseudouridine synthase 7 isoform X6, whose amino-acid sequence MWCPSTLSLRCFSFLKPYPSSYRNSNYRKTTTATIPIAGCCLNSLMETAKTTTDEFNVGIFSYVSQLPGFHAILKQRYSDFIVNEVDKDGIVVHLTSLEVPPQIVEAIQEGEKEILNQIGKSYTVEIELFRSLAGDSDAERLEAFITQVATQSEDNSYIYPIILSPNSDKAHRTAIHNFFKEKFKFLVTDTVDGPDASRKCIRVRLKSGVHSNRVRNFKKLKDRGDQPFDSRGSNNWPQHLGKFLRFHLYKENKDTHEAIGLIGKMLGIQPRSFGFAGTKDKRSVSTQRVTVFKQHASRLAALNDRLIGIRVGNFCHVTEKLLLGQLLGNRFTITLQGVVADSEDTIKMSADSLGKRGFINYFGLQRFGIGYMPTHLIGAALLRGEWKSAVSMILDPREGERDVVRKAREYYKESGDIEGTLRQLPRNLIAERAILQCMKKCPGNYLQALKAIPTTLRMMYVHSYQSYLWNHAASVRVQKYGTDEVVVGDLVYFKGDDTERETLGVNSECEDDSCDDMYDCSNSDPTSGTHHPERKNTHVKAATAEDISLGNYTIDDVILPLPGSRVSYPTNDIAKVYHDLAKKDSINLAESVHSIKEFSITSITGRYRRVFQKPMALEWHASLFSSYGFVDLDIWTNSCYFSLYRELLLYTDGSIPLAEMDLEKIAKDKSKHLFKEEKRANGNEDKNPSDCMRQPMSFQNDIHPSTDHNETEDERGLGKSQSNSFCDSTSQGAQMALKLSFTLPASSYATMAIRELLKTSTSRKFRKTVTLEEFVSLLLFLLVLAGVGAFFLVLQLFTDKNYQMKLIS is encoded by the exons ATGTGGTGCCCTAGCACTCTGTCGTTGCGGTGCTTTTCATTTCTAAAACCATACCCGTCGTCGTACCGAAACTCCAATTATCGTAAAACGACCACCGCCACCATTCCCATCGCCGGCTGTTGTCTAAATTCTCTGATGGAAACTGCCAAAACGACCACAGATGAATTCAACGTCGGTATCTTCTCCTATGTCTCTCAACTTCCTGGCTTTCACGCCATTCTCAAGCAAAGGTATTCGGATTTTATAGTGAACGAAGTTGATAAGGATGGAATTGTAGTTCATTTGACCTCTCTGGAAGTTCCTCCACAG ATTGTGGAGGCCATACAGGagggagagaaggagatattgaATCAAATTGGGAAAAGTTACACCGTTGAAATCGAATTGTTCAGGTCACTTGCAGGTGATTCTGATGCGGAGCGCTTAGAAGCCTTTATTACTCAAGTTGCTACTCAAAGTGAAGATAACAGTTACATTTATCCTATCATTCTTTCCCCGAATTCTGATAAAGCCCATCGGACG GCAATCCATAATTTCTTCAAGGAGAAGTTCAAGTTCCTTGTTACTGATACAGTTGATGGACCTGATGCTTCACGGAAATGCATTCGTGTGAGATTGAAGTCTGGAGTACATAGCAATAGAGTAAGAAATTTCAAGAAACTTAAGGACAGAGGTGATCAGCCCTTTGATAGCCGAGGTTCAAATAATTGGCCACAGCACCTTGGCAAGTTTCTTAG GTTTCACCTTTACAAGGAGAATAAAGATACACACGAAGCCATAGGATTAATAGGAAAGATGCTTGGCATTCAG CCACGATCTTTTGGGTTTGCGGGTACAAAGGATAAGCGCTCTGTATCGACACAAAGG GTTACTGTTTTCAAGCAGCATGCTAGTAGACTAGCAGCTCTTAATGACAGATTGATTGGTATCAGAGTAGGTAACTTCTG CCATGTCACTGAAAAACTTCTCCTTGGGCAGCTCTTAGGTAATCGATTCACCATCACATTACA AGGAGTTGTTGCAGATTCTGAAGATACCATCAAAATGTCTGCAGATTCATTAGGAAAACGTGGGTTCATCAATTACTTTGGTTTACAA CGTTTTGGTATTGGTTACATGCCAACACATCTCATTGGTGCTGCATTACTTCGAGGAGAGTGGAAAAGTGCTGTAAGCATGATCCTTGATCCAAGAGAAGGGG AAAGAGATGTGGTAAGGAAGGCCCGGGAATATTACAAGGAAAGTGGTGATATTGAAGGGACCCTAAGGCAACTACCTCGCAATCTGATTGCTGAAAGGGCCATA CTTCAGTGTATGAAGAAATGCCCTGGCAACTACCTGCAGGCCCTGAAAGCAATACCTACAACTTTAAGAATGAT GTATGTACACAGTTATCAAAGCTATTTATGGAACCATGCAGCAAGTGTGAGAGTACAAAAATACG GAACCGACGAAGTTGTGGTGGGGGATTTGGTGTATTTCAAAGGAGATGATACTGAAAGAGAGACATTAGGAGTTAATTCTGAATGTGAAGATGATAGCTGTGATGACATGTATGATTGCAGTAATTCAGATCCAACTTCTGGAACACATCATCCTGAAAGGAAGAATACTCATGTTAAG GCAGCAACTGCAGAAGACATCTCTCTGGGGAATTATACCATTGATGATGTCATCCTTCCATTGCCAGG ATCTAGGGTGTCTTATCCAACAAATGACATTGCCAAAGTTTATCATGATTTGGCAAAGAAG GATTCTATAAACTTGGCTGAGAGTGTGCATAGTATCAA GGAATTTTCAATAACCAGCATAACTGGAAGATATCGACGTGTTTTCCAGAAGCCAATGGCCTTGGAATGGCATGCCTCACTTTTCTCATCATATGGCTTTGTTGATCTAGATATTTGGACCAATTCTTGTTATTTCTCTTTGTACAGGGAATTACTCTTGTATACCGATGGAAGTATACCATTGGCGGAAATGGATTTGGAAAAAATTGCTAAGGATAAGTCTAAGCATTTAttcaaagaagagaaaagagcCAATGGAAACGAGGACAAAAACCCATCTGATTGCATGAGACAACCAATGAGCTTTCAAAATGATATACATCCATCAACAGATCACAATGAGACTGAGGATGAGAGAGGATTAGGGAAGTCTCAATCTAATTCTTTTTGTGACTCTACTTCTCAGGGAGCTCAAATGGCTCTCAAGTTAAGCTTCACTCTTCCAGCCTCATCTTATGCCACAATGGCCATACGAGAGCTGCTGAAGACATCAACATCT
- the LOC110620267 gene encoding multisubstrate pseudouridine synthase 7 isoform X4, giving the protein MWCPSTLSLRCFSFLKPYPSSYRNSNYRKTTTATIPIAGCCLNSLMETAKTTTDEFNVGIFSYVSQLPGFHAILKQRYSDFIVNEVDKDGIVVHLTSLEVPPQIVEAIQEGEKEILNQIGKSYTVEIELFRSLAGDSDAERLEAFITQVATQSEDNSYIYPIILSPNSDKAHRTAIHNFFKEKFKFLVTDTVDGPDASRKCIRVRLKSGVHSNRVRNFKKLKDRGDQPFDSRGSNNWPQHLGKFLRFHLYKENKDTHEAIGLIGKMLGIQPRSFGFAGTKDKRSVSTQRVTVFKQHASRLAALNDRLIGIRVGNFCHVTEKLLLGQLLGNRFTITLQGVVADSEDTIKMSADSLGKRGFINYFGLQRFGIGYMPTHLIGAALLRGEWKSAVSMILDPREGERDVVRKAREYYKESGDIEGTLRQLPRNLIAERAILQCMKKCPGNYLQALKAIPTTLRMMYVHSYQSYLWNHAASVRVQKYGTDEVVVGDLVYFKGDDTERETLGVNSECEDDSCDDMYDCSNSDPTSGTHHPERKNTHVKAATAEDISLGNYTIDDVILPLPGSRVSYPTNDIAKVYHDLAKKDSINLAESVHSIKEFSITSITGRYRRVFQKPMALEWHASLFSSYGFVDLDIWTNSCYFSLYRELLLYTDGSIPLAEMDLEKIAKDKSKHLFKEEKRANGNEDKNPSDCMRQPMSFQNDIHPSTDHNETEDERGLGKSQSNSFCDSTSQGAQMALKLSFTLPASSYATMAIRELLKTSTSVALHKI; this is encoded by the exons ATGTGGTGCCCTAGCACTCTGTCGTTGCGGTGCTTTTCATTTCTAAAACCATACCCGTCGTCGTACCGAAACTCCAATTATCGTAAAACGACCACCGCCACCATTCCCATCGCCGGCTGTTGTCTAAATTCTCTGATGGAAACTGCCAAAACGACCACAGATGAATTCAACGTCGGTATCTTCTCCTATGTCTCTCAACTTCCTGGCTTTCACGCCATTCTCAAGCAAAGGTATTCGGATTTTATAGTGAACGAAGTTGATAAGGATGGAATTGTAGTTCATTTGACCTCTCTGGAAGTTCCTCCACAG ATTGTGGAGGCCATACAGGagggagagaaggagatattgaATCAAATTGGGAAAAGTTACACCGTTGAAATCGAATTGTTCAGGTCACTTGCAGGTGATTCTGATGCGGAGCGCTTAGAAGCCTTTATTACTCAAGTTGCTACTCAAAGTGAAGATAACAGTTACATTTATCCTATCATTCTTTCCCCGAATTCTGATAAAGCCCATCGGACG GCAATCCATAATTTCTTCAAGGAGAAGTTCAAGTTCCTTGTTACTGATACAGTTGATGGACCTGATGCTTCACGGAAATGCATTCGTGTGAGATTGAAGTCTGGAGTACATAGCAATAGAGTAAGAAATTTCAAGAAACTTAAGGACAGAGGTGATCAGCCCTTTGATAGCCGAGGTTCAAATAATTGGCCACAGCACCTTGGCAAGTTTCTTAG GTTTCACCTTTACAAGGAGAATAAAGATACACACGAAGCCATAGGATTAATAGGAAAGATGCTTGGCATTCAG CCACGATCTTTTGGGTTTGCGGGTACAAAGGATAAGCGCTCTGTATCGACACAAAGG GTTACTGTTTTCAAGCAGCATGCTAGTAGACTAGCAGCTCTTAATGACAGATTGATTGGTATCAGAGTAGGTAACTTCTG CCATGTCACTGAAAAACTTCTCCTTGGGCAGCTCTTAGGTAATCGATTCACCATCACATTACA AGGAGTTGTTGCAGATTCTGAAGATACCATCAAAATGTCTGCAGATTCATTAGGAAAACGTGGGTTCATCAATTACTTTGGTTTACAA CGTTTTGGTATTGGTTACATGCCAACACATCTCATTGGTGCTGCATTACTTCGAGGAGAGTGGAAAAGTGCTGTAAGCATGATCCTTGATCCAAGAGAAGGGG AAAGAGATGTGGTAAGGAAGGCCCGGGAATATTACAAGGAAAGTGGTGATATTGAAGGGACCCTAAGGCAACTACCTCGCAATCTGATTGCTGAAAGGGCCATA CTTCAGTGTATGAAGAAATGCCCTGGCAACTACCTGCAGGCCCTGAAAGCAATACCTACAACTTTAAGAATGAT GTATGTACACAGTTATCAAAGCTATTTATGGAACCATGCAGCAAGTGTGAGAGTACAAAAATACG GAACCGACGAAGTTGTGGTGGGGGATTTGGTGTATTTCAAAGGAGATGATACTGAAAGAGAGACATTAGGAGTTAATTCTGAATGTGAAGATGATAGCTGTGATGACATGTATGATTGCAGTAATTCAGATCCAACTTCTGGAACACATCATCCTGAAAGGAAGAATACTCATGTTAAG GCAGCAACTGCAGAAGACATCTCTCTGGGGAATTATACCATTGATGATGTCATCCTTCCATTGCCAGG ATCTAGGGTGTCTTATCCAACAAATGACATTGCCAAAGTTTATCATGATTTGGCAAAGAAG GATTCTATAAACTTGGCTGAGAGTGTGCATAGTATCAA GGAATTTTCAATAACCAGCATAACTGGAAGATATCGACGTGTTTTCCAGAAGCCAATGGCCTTGGAATGGCATGCCTCACTTTTCTCATCATATGGCTTTGTTGATCTAGATATTTGGACCAATTCTTGTTATTTCTCTTTGTACAGGGAATTACTCTTGTATACCGATGGAAGTATACCATTGGCGGAAATGGATTTGGAAAAAATTGCTAAGGATAAGTCTAAGCATTTAttcaaagaagagaaaagagcCAATGGAAACGAGGACAAAAACCCATCTGATTGCATGAGACAACCAATGAGCTTTCAAAATGATATACATCCATCAACAGATCACAATGAGACTGAGGATGAGAGAGGATTAGGGAAGTCTCAATCTAATTCTTTTTGTGACTCTACTTCTCAGGGAGCTCAAATGGCTCTCAAGTTAAGCTTCACTCTTCCAGCCTCATCTTATGCCACAATGGCCATACGAGAGCTGCTGAAGACATCAACATCT GTTGCACTCCACAAAATATAA
- the LOC110620267 gene encoding multisubstrate pseudouridine synthase 7 isoform X1 → MWCPSTLSLRCFSFLKPYPSSYRNSNYRKTTTATIPIAGCCLNSLMETAKTTTDEFNVGIFSYVSQLPGFHAILKQRYSDFIVNEVDKDGIVVHLTSLEVPPQIVEAIQEGEKEILNQIGKSYTVEIELFRSLAGDSDAERLEAFITQVATQSEDNSYIYPIILSPNSDKAHRTAIHNFFKEKFKFLVTDTVDGPDASRKCIRVRLKSGVHSNRVRNFKKLKDRGDQPFDSRGSNNWPQHLGKFLRFHLYKENKDTHEAIGLIGKMLGIQPRSFGFAGTKDKRSVSTQRVTVFKQHASRLAALNDRLIGIRVGNFCHVTEKLLLGQLLGNRFTITLQGVVADSEDTIKMSADSLGKRGFINYFGLQRFGIGYMPTHLIGAALLRGEWKSAVSMILDPREGERDVVRKAREYYKESGDIEGTLRQLPRNLIAERAILQCMKKCPGNYLQALKAIPTTLRMMYVHSYQSYLWNHAASVRVQKYGTDEVVVGDLVYFKGDDTERETLGVNSECEDDSCDDMYDCSNSDPTSGTHHPERKNTHVKAATAEDISLGNYTIDDVILPLPGSRVSYPTNDIAKVYHDLAKKDSINLAESVHSIKEFSITSITGRYRRVFQKPMALEWHASLFSSYGFVDLDIWTNSCYFSLYRELLLYTDGSIPLAEMDLEKIAKDKSKHLFKEEKRANGNEDKNPSDCMRQPMSFQNDIHPSTDHNETEDERGLGKSQSNSFCDSTSQGAQMALKLSFTLPASSYATMAIRELLKTSTSCLSPTQGECQCVNVGTWSKWQIYGSRNF, encoded by the exons ATGTGGTGCCCTAGCACTCTGTCGTTGCGGTGCTTTTCATTTCTAAAACCATACCCGTCGTCGTACCGAAACTCCAATTATCGTAAAACGACCACCGCCACCATTCCCATCGCCGGCTGTTGTCTAAATTCTCTGATGGAAACTGCCAAAACGACCACAGATGAATTCAACGTCGGTATCTTCTCCTATGTCTCTCAACTTCCTGGCTTTCACGCCATTCTCAAGCAAAGGTATTCGGATTTTATAGTGAACGAAGTTGATAAGGATGGAATTGTAGTTCATTTGACCTCTCTGGAAGTTCCTCCACAG ATTGTGGAGGCCATACAGGagggagagaaggagatattgaATCAAATTGGGAAAAGTTACACCGTTGAAATCGAATTGTTCAGGTCACTTGCAGGTGATTCTGATGCGGAGCGCTTAGAAGCCTTTATTACTCAAGTTGCTACTCAAAGTGAAGATAACAGTTACATTTATCCTATCATTCTTTCCCCGAATTCTGATAAAGCCCATCGGACG GCAATCCATAATTTCTTCAAGGAGAAGTTCAAGTTCCTTGTTACTGATACAGTTGATGGACCTGATGCTTCACGGAAATGCATTCGTGTGAGATTGAAGTCTGGAGTACATAGCAATAGAGTAAGAAATTTCAAGAAACTTAAGGACAGAGGTGATCAGCCCTTTGATAGCCGAGGTTCAAATAATTGGCCACAGCACCTTGGCAAGTTTCTTAG GTTTCACCTTTACAAGGAGAATAAAGATACACACGAAGCCATAGGATTAATAGGAAAGATGCTTGGCATTCAG CCACGATCTTTTGGGTTTGCGGGTACAAAGGATAAGCGCTCTGTATCGACACAAAGG GTTACTGTTTTCAAGCAGCATGCTAGTAGACTAGCAGCTCTTAATGACAGATTGATTGGTATCAGAGTAGGTAACTTCTG CCATGTCACTGAAAAACTTCTCCTTGGGCAGCTCTTAGGTAATCGATTCACCATCACATTACA AGGAGTTGTTGCAGATTCTGAAGATACCATCAAAATGTCTGCAGATTCATTAGGAAAACGTGGGTTCATCAATTACTTTGGTTTACAA CGTTTTGGTATTGGTTACATGCCAACACATCTCATTGGTGCTGCATTACTTCGAGGAGAGTGGAAAAGTGCTGTAAGCATGATCCTTGATCCAAGAGAAGGGG AAAGAGATGTGGTAAGGAAGGCCCGGGAATATTACAAGGAAAGTGGTGATATTGAAGGGACCCTAAGGCAACTACCTCGCAATCTGATTGCTGAAAGGGCCATA CTTCAGTGTATGAAGAAATGCCCTGGCAACTACCTGCAGGCCCTGAAAGCAATACCTACAACTTTAAGAATGAT GTATGTACACAGTTATCAAAGCTATTTATGGAACCATGCAGCAAGTGTGAGAGTACAAAAATACG GAACCGACGAAGTTGTGGTGGGGGATTTGGTGTATTTCAAAGGAGATGATACTGAAAGAGAGACATTAGGAGTTAATTCTGAATGTGAAGATGATAGCTGTGATGACATGTATGATTGCAGTAATTCAGATCCAACTTCTGGAACACATCATCCTGAAAGGAAGAATACTCATGTTAAG GCAGCAACTGCAGAAGACATCTCTCTGGGGAATTATACCATTGATGATGTCATCCTTCCATTGCCAGG ATCTAGGGTGTCTTATCCAACAAATGACATTGCCAAAGTTTATCATGATTTGGCAAAGAAG GATTCTATAAACTTGGCTGAGAGTGTGCATAGTATCAA GGAATTTTCAATAACCAGCATAACTGGAAGATATCGACGTGTTTTCCAGAAGCCAATGGCCTTGGAATGGCATGCCTCACTTTTCTCATCATATGGCTTTGTTGATCTAGATATTTGGACCAATTCTTGTTATTTCTCTTTGTACAGGGAATTACTCTTGTATACCGATGGAAGTATACCATTGGCGGAAATGGATTTGGAAAAAATTGCTAAGGATAAGTCTAAGCATTTAttcaaagaagagaaaagagcCAATGGAAACGAGGACAAAAACCCATCTGATTGCATGAGACAACCAATGAGCTTTCAAAATGATATACATCCATCAACAGATCACAATGAGACTGAGGATGAGAGAGGATTAGGGAAGTCTCAATCTAATTCTTTTTGTGACTCTACTTCTCAGGGAGCTCAAATGGCTCTCAAGTTAAGCTTCACTCTTCCAGCCTCATCTTATGCCACAATGGCCATACGAGAGCTGCTGAAGACATCAACATCT TGCTTGAGTCCCACCCAGGGTGAATGCCAGTGTGTCAATGTGGGTACTTGGTCAAAATGGCAGATATATGGATCGCGCAATTTCTAG
- the LOC110620267 gene encoding multisubstrate pseudouridine synthase 7 isoform X7: protein MWCPSTLSLRCFSFLKPYPSSYRNSNYRKTTTATIPIAGCCLNSLMETAKTTTDEFNVGIFSYVSQLPGFHAILKQRYSDFIVNEVDKDGIVVHLTSLEVPPQIVEAIQEGEKEILNQIGKSYTVEIELFRSLAGDSDAERLEAFITQVATQSEDNSYIYPIILSPNSDKAHRTAIHNFFKEKFKFLVTDTVDGPDASRKCIRVRLKSGVHSNRVRNFKKLKDRGDQPFDSRGSNNWPQHLGKFLRFHLYKENKDTHEAIGLIGKMLGIQPRSFGFAGTKDKRSVSTQRVTVFKQHASRLAALNDRLIGIRVGNFCHVTEKLLLGQLLGNRFTITLQGVVADSEDTIKMSADSLGKRGFINYFGLQRFGIGYMPTHLIGAALLRGEWKSAVSMILDPREGERDVVRKAREYYKESGDIEGTLRQLPRNLIAERAILQCMKKCPGNYLQALKAIPTTLRMMYVHSYQSYLWNHAASVRVQKYGTDEVVVGDLVYFKGDDTERETLGVNSECEDDSCDDMYDCSNSDPTSGTHHPERKNTHVKAATAEDISLGNYTIDDVILPLPGSRVSYPTNDIAKVYHDLAKKDSINLAESVHSIKEFSITSITGRYRRVFQKPMALEWELLLYTDGSIPLAEMDLEKIAKDKSKHLFKEEKRANGNEDKNPSDCMRQPMSFQNDIHPSTDHNETEDERGLGKSQSNSFCDSTSQGAQMALKLSFTLPASSYATMAIRELLKTSTSVALHKI from the exons ATGTGGTGCCCTAGCACTCTGTCGTTGCGGTGCTTTTCATTTCTAAAACCATACCCGTCGTCGTACCGAAACTCCAATTATCGTAAAACGACCACCGCCACCATTCCCATCGCCGGCTGTTGTCTAAATTCTCTGATGGAAACTGCCAAAACGACCACAGATGAATTCAACGTCGGTATCTTCTCCTATGTCTCTCAACTTCCTGGCTTTCACGCCATTCTCAAGCAAAGGTATTCGGATTTTATAGTGAACGAAGTTGATAAGGATGGAATTGTAGTTCATTTGACCTCTCTGGAAGTTCCTCCACAG ATTGTGGAGGCCATACAGGagggagagaaggagatattgaATCAAATTGGGAAAAGTTACACCGTTGAAATCGAATTGTTCAGGTCACTTGCAGGTGATTCTGATGCGGAGCGCTTAGAAGCCTTTATTACTCAAGTTGCTACTCAAAGTGAAGATAACAGTTACATTTATCCTATCATTCTTTCCCCGAATTCTGATAAAGCCCATCGGACG GCAATCCATAATTTCTTCAAGGAGAAGTTCAAGTTCCTTGTTACTGATACAGTTGATGGACCTGATGCTTCACGGAAATGCATTCGTGTGAGATTGAAGTCTGGAGTACATAGCAATAGAGTAAGAAATTTCAAGAAACTTAAGGACAGAGGTGATCAGCCCTTTGATAGCCGAGGTTCAAATAATTGGCCACAGCACCTTGGCAAGTTTCTTAG GTTTCACCTTTACAAGGAGAATAAAGATACACACGAAGCCATAGGATTAATAGGAAAGATGCTTGGCATTCAG CCACGATCTTTTGGGTTTGCGGGTACAAAGGATAAGCGCTCTGTATCGACACAAAGG GTTACTGTTTTCAAGCAGCATGCTAGTAGACTAGCAGCTCTTAATGACAGATTGATTGGTATCAGAGTAGGTAACTTCTG CCATGTCACTGAAAAACTTCTCCTTGGGCAGCTCTTAGGTAATCGATTCACCATCACATTACA AGGAGTTGTTGCAGATTCTGAAGATACCATCAAAATGTCTGCAGATTCATTAGGAAAACGTGGGTTCATCAATTACTTTGGTTTACAA CGTTTTGGTATTGGTTACATGCCAACACATCTCATTGGTGCTGCATTACTTCGAGGAGAGTGGAAAAGTGCTGTAAGCATGATCCTTGATCCAAGAGAAGGGG AAAGAGATGTGGTAAGGAAGGCCCGGGAATATTACAAGGAAAGTGGTGATATTGAAGGGACCCTAAGGCAACTACCTCGCAATCTGATTGCTGAAAGGGCCATA CTTCAGTGTATGAAGAAATGCCCTGGCAACTACCTGCAGGCCCTGAAAGCAATACCTACAACTTTAAGAATGAT GTATGTACACAGTTATCAAAGCTATTTATGGAACCATGCAGCAAGTGTGAGAGTACAAAAATACG GAACCGACGAAGTTGTGGTGGGGGATTTGGTGTATTTCAAAGGAGATGATACTGAAAGAGAGACATTAGGAGTTAATTCTGAATGTGAAGATGATAGCTGTGATGACATGTATGATTGCAGTAATTCAGATCCAACTTCTGGAACACATCATCCTGAAAGGAAGAATACTCATGTTAAG GCAGCAACTGCAGAAGACATCTCTCTGGGGAATTATACCATTGATGATGTCATCCTTCCATTGCCAGG ATCTAGGGTGTCTTATCCAACAAATGACATTGCCAAAGTTTATCATGATTTGGCAAAGAAG GATTCTATAAACTTGGCTGAGAGTGTGCATAGTATCAA GGAATTTTCAATAACCAGCATAACTGGAAGATATCGACGTGTTTTCCAGAAGCCAATGGCCTTGGAATG GGAATTACTCTTGTATACCGATGGAAGTATACCATTGGCGGAAATGGATTTGGAAAAAATTGCTAAGGATAAGTCTAAGCATTTAttcaaagaagagaaaagagcCAATGGAAACGAGGACAAAAACCCATCTGATTGCATGAGACAACCAATGAGCTTTCAAAATGATATACATCCATCAACAGATCACAATGAGACTGAGGATGAGAGAGGATTAGGGAAGTCTCAATCTAATTCTTTTTGTGACTCTACTTCTCAGGGAGCTCAAATGGCTCTCAAGTTAAGCTTCACTCTTCCAGCCTCATCTTATGCCACAATGGCCATACGAGAGCTGCTGAAGACATCAACATCT GTTGCACTCCACAAAATATAA